TCGGCTGCCGGGTGGTGGCCATTCTGCCCGGCGGGGTGATGCAGGTGGAAGGGGCGCGCGAGACCAAGGTCAACGACGAAAACCAGATCATCGTGGTGCGGGGGCTGGTGCGGCCCACGGACATCGACCCGGACAACTCCGTGGAGTCCACGGCCCTGGCCGACTGCAAGATCGAATACTACGGCGAGGGCGTCTTGGCCGACCGGCAAAAGCCCGGCTGGCTGTCGCGCATCCTCGACAACGTGTGGCCATTCTAACCCCTGCGCACGGACGCGGCAGGCGTTCCCGGACGACGGGAACAGGAATGAAAGAGGACGTTATGGGCGAGATCGTGATTGGAAGACGCGGCGACCGGATGACGAAGTCGGCCATGGGCCGGTGGATGGCGGCGACCTTTCTTCTGTGCGCCTTTGTGTTGGGCGCGACCCAGGCCGTTCATGGCACGCGCCTCAAAGACATCGCCTCGTTCAGCGGTTCGCGCACCAACCAGTTGGTGGGCTACGGCCTGGTGGTGGGGCTGTCCGGCACGGGCGACAAGCGCGGTTCGGAATTTACCGTGCAGTCCATCTACAACATGCTCGACCGCATGGGCGTGCGCGTGGACAAGGCCACGCTCAAGCCCCGCAACGTGGCCGCCGTCATGGTCACGGCCCAGATGCCTATTTCCGCCAAGGCCGGCACCCGCATGGACGTGACCATCTCCTCGCTTGGCGACTCGACCAGCCTGCTTGGCGGGGTGCTTCTGGTCACGCCGCTCAAGGGCATCGACGGCAACATCTACGCCATCGCCCAGGGCTCGCTCCTGGTGGGCGGCGTGACGGCCTCGGGCACGGCGGCCTCGGTTTCCAAAAACATCACCACCGTGGGCATGATCCCTGGCGGGGCCAACGTGGAGCGGACCATCCCCTTCGAGTTCAACCAGCAGGAGGGCCTGACGCTCAACCTGCAGCATCCCGATTTTTCCACGGCCCAGCAGGTGGCCCAGAAGATCAACGACGCCATGGGCGGGGCCTTTGCCGCCGCCGTGGACGGGGCCACCGTAAACCTTGCCGTGCCTGAACAGCACAAGGGCAACCTGGTGCCGCTTCTGGCCAATCT
Above is a genomic segment from Desulfolutivibrio sulfodismutans DSM 3696 containing:
- a CDS encoding flagellar basal body P-ring protein FlgI; translation: MAATFLLCAFVLGATQAVHGTRLKDIASFSGSRTNQLVGYGLVVGLSGTGDKRGSEFTVQSIYNMLDRMGVRVDKATLKPRNVAAVMVTAQMPISAKAGTRMDVTISSLGDSTSLLGGVLLVTPLKGIDGNIYAIAQGSLLVGGVTASGTAASVSKNITTVGMIPGGANVERTIPFEFNQQEGLTLNLQHPDFSTAQQVAQKINDAMGGAFAAAVDGATVNLAVPEQHKGNLVPLLANLENLEIRPDNRARVVVDEKTGTVVVGLNVKLAPAAVTHGNLQIEIRESAEVSQPLPFSEGQTVVVPETDIAMQEDNRKLKLVEGASLQELVQGLNALGATPRDLISVLRTLQTSGSLHAELEVM